The genome window GCGATCGCGCGGCGATTCGCGAACAGGCCGAACGCATGCGCTCGGTGATCGCGGCCAGTGCCGACATCGTGCTGTGGGATTTGGCTTTCACCGAATCGCTCGCGGAGGTAGACGCCGATCTGGTGATTGTCTTCGGCGGTGATGGCTCGATCCTGCGCGCCGCGCATCAGATGGCCTATCGCCAGTTGCCGGTCGTGGCCGTCAATCTGGGCAAGCTCGGATTCCTGGCGGATCTCTCGGTCGAGAGGCTCTTGGAAGTCCTGCCGCGGATTTGCCGTGGCGAGTATCGAGTCGTCGAGCACTTGATGTTCGAGTGTACCATCGAGCGCGAGGGAGCCGTCATCTGCCAGCATCTCGGATTGAACGAGGTTGGGATCCTTGCCGGGGCGCCCTTCGCCATCCTCGACATCCATCTTTACGCCGATGACGAGCTGATCACCACCTACAGTTGCGACGGACTGTTGATCAGCACGCCCGTCGGCTCGACCGCGCACAGCCTGTCGGCCGGCGGGCCGATCCTGCGCAAGGACCTGCAAGCATTCCTCGTGCTAGCAATCAGCCCACATACGCTCACCAACCGACCCGTGATCGACTGCGCCGACCGGCGCTTCGAGCTGGTGGTGCCGCAACCTCATGAAGGGAGCGCGGTGGTCGTCGATGGCCGGGCCGTTCACAAGCTGCTGGCAGGCGACCGGGTGCGCGTGGAGCGCGCCGTTCCACGATTCAAGCTGGTCGAAGTTCCCGGTCACGGGTATTATCGCACCCTCCGCGAAAAGCTCGGCTGGGGCGGTCAGTTGCATCTCAACGATCACTGAGCCAGTCGTGCGTCCCTGATAGCTTCACGACCTTCGCTACTGACTCGAAAGGATGCGAGCAGGATGAGCCGCACTCTCCGCGTGTTTTCGTCGCTCTCGATCGGCTTGTTTCTATCAGCACTAGCGGCGGCAGCCGATGATACGGCCGCGCAAGAAAAGCTGGCCAGCGAAACTCCCAAGTATGTGCTGCGCTACTCGTTCCGACCCAACGAAACGATCCGCTGGCGGGTCGTACACCAGGCGCTGGTGCGCACGACCGTGTCCGGCACGACGCAAACGGCCGAGACGCGCAGCGAATCGGTCAAGCTGTGGCAGGTGAAAGAAGTCGACGAGACGGCCGGCCAGGCCACGTTCGTCCATTCGGTCGAGAGCGTCGACATGCGTCAAAGCGTCAGCGGCCGGCAGGACGTCCATTACAACAGCGAGACCGATACGCTTATCCCCGCGGAGTTCGAAGACGTTGCCAAGGCCGTCGACGTCCCACTGAGCACGATCGTGCTCGACAATCGTGGGCATGTCGTCAAGCGTCATGAAGAACGCGCGCAGCCCGGTGCCTCGACCGGCGAAATGACCATTCCGCTTCCCGAGAAATCCGTGGCGATAAATGACGTCTGGTCGTTTCCGCATGACACCAGCGTGCGGCAAAAGGACGGCAGCACCAAGCAAGTAAAGACCCGGCAAGATTTCACGCTCATGTCCGTCGATAACGGCATCGCCACGATCAAGGTCGAGACGATCGTGCTGACGCCAATCCGCGATCCGGCGCTCGAAGCGCAATTGATTCAGCACGTAATTGATGGAACCGTGCGTTTCGACATTGCCGCCGGCCGCGTCGTCGGCCAGCAGACCGACATCGACAAGCGCGTGATCGGCTTCCAGGGCGAAGCGAGTAGCCTGCACTACGTGACGCGGTTCACCGAAGAACTGCTGCCTGAAGGCAAACCGGCGGCCCGCGTCGCGGCAGCGGCACCAAAGCCCAAAGCCGACCAAGCCGACGAGAGCAAGCCCGCCGCCGAGGGCACGGAGAGCGCCGCCAAGGAGAGCGGTGCCGCTGAGGCACCGGCGGGCGAGGTGACGAAAAAGCCCGAACCGCCGGCAAACCCCGACAAGAAGAAACCGGCGGTTGCCACCGCGCCGGCGAAGAAGACCTCACCCAGCGGCCGCCCTGCCGCCCCGGCGCGCCCTGGGAACAAGTCGACCACGAAAGCCCCCGCCAAGAAGCCGGCGCCCAAAGCAGCCGCCAAGCAAAATGGCACTGCGAAGACGAAAACCGGCAGCCGCCAGCCGGCGACCAACGACCCGCAGCGCCGATAGACTAGACAACCCGGCGAACCCCCGCGGCGCGACGGCGAGGACTCTTTCCTTGTCTTCAGCCTCCCTCGCTGGCGCTTCGGGCTAGTGGACTGTCGAACTTAAGATAAGGGGTGCCATGCTCACGAAGCGAATGAGCATGTGGTTCGACCTCTTGCCAGTTCAGCATGGCCACGGCGAGCGCAGCCATGGCACCCGAACTCCGGCAGCAAATGTGTGACAGTCCACCCGTGTAAGAGAGCGACTTTCATGCGACTGGTAATGTTCGGAACTGGCCCGTTTGCTGCACCGACGTTTCGTGCGCTTTTCGAAACCGAGCATGCCGTTGTCGGCCTGGTGACGCAACCGGCGCGCGTGGTGCGCGGCAAGGTGGTCGCCGCGACGAGCCCGTTACGCGACGAAGCGGCGCGGCGGGGCACGCCGGTGTTCGATCCCGAGGATGTGAACTCGGCGGAATCGCGCGCGAGCCTGGCCGCCTGGAATGCGGACATGTTCGTGGTCGCCGACTATGGGCAGATCCTGTCGGCGGAGACACTGGGACTTGCACCACGCGGCGCGATCAATCTGCACGGATCCTTGTTGCCAAAGTATCGCGGTGCCGCGCCGATCAATTGGGCCATCTATCGCGGCGAAACCGAGACCGGCGTCAGTACGATTCACATGACGCCGAAAG of Pirellulales bacterium contains these proteins:
- a CDS encoding NAD(+)/NADH kinase — translated: MSRTEALNSTEAAVDRPRVIVLGYGDRAAIREQAERMRSVIAASADIVLWDLAFTESLAEVDADLVIVFGGDGSILRAAHQMAYRQLPVVAVNLGKLGFLADLSVERLLEVLPRICRGEYRVVEHLMFECTIEREGAVICQHLGLNEVGILAGAPFAILDIHLYADDELITTYSCDGLLISTPVGSTAHSLSAGGPILRKDLQAFLVLAISPHTLTNRPVIDCADRRFELVVPQPHEGSAVVVDGRAVHKLLAGDRVRVERAVPRFKLVEVPGHGYYRTLREKLGWGGQLHLNDH